In Pseudomonas sp. P5_109, the genomic window ACGAATTGCACGTTTCGCGCAGCCTGAACAAACTGCTGCGCCAGCAACGCTATCAAGTGACCTTCGACCAGGACTTCGCCGCCGTCATCCGCGCCTGTGCCGCGCCTCGGGACTACGCCGACGGCACCTGGATCACCGAGGCGATGCAGGACGCCTACATCGAACTGCACAGGCGCGGCCACGCGCACTCGGTGGAAGTGTGGGACGGGGACGAACTGGTCGGTGGACTGTATGGCCTGGCGATGGGCCAGTTGTTTTTCGGCGAGTCCATGTTCAGCCGCGCTGACAACGCCTCGAAATTCGGTTTTGCCACGCTGGTCCGGCATCTGAAAGACTCGGGTTTTGTGCTGATCGACTGCCAGATGCCCACCGATCACCTGCACAGCCTCGGAGCCCGGGCGATACCTCGTCGAGAGTTTGCCAACTACCTGGCCCAGCATCTGGATCAACCCAATCGCGCGACCTGGGTTTGCTGAGCGACTTTTGCGCAGGTGGCTTACACTTAATCCAAAGCACTATCCCGAGGGTTGATCATGACCGAGTTGGCGCGTTTGAAGTTCTATGCCACTCAGCCGCACTCTTGCAGTTATCTGCCCGAGGAGCAGGCC contains:
- the aat gene encoding leucyl/phenylalanyl-tRNA--protein transferase; the encoded protein is MLTWLQRNTLHFPPLEKAMRDPNGLLAAGGDLSADRLISAYRHGCFPWFSEGQPILWWSPDPRTVLFPDELHVSRSLNKLLRQQRYQVTFDQDFAAVIRACAAPRDYADGTWITEAMQDAYIELHRRGHAHSVEVWDGDELVGGLYGLAMGQLFFGESMFSRADNASKFGFATLVRHLKDSGFVLIDCQMPTDHLHSLGARAIPRREFANYLAQHLDQPNRATWVC